One genomic segment of Ferrimonas sp. YFM includes these proteins:
- the tuf gene encoding elongation factor Tu, translated as MSKEKFERSKPHVNVGTIGHVDHGKTTLTAAITNVLAKVYGGEAKDFASIDNAPEERERGITISTSHVEYDTPTRHYAHVDCPGHADYVKNMITGAAQMDGAILVVAATDGPMPQTREHILLSRQVGVPFIIVFMNKCDMVDDEELLELVEMEVRELLSEYEFPGDDLPVIQGSALKALEGEEEWEKKIIELAEALDSYIPEPERAIDGDFILPIEDVFSISGRGTVVTGRVERGIITVGDEVEIVGIKETTKTTCTGVEMFRKLLDEGRAGENCGVLLRGTKRDEVQRGQVLAKPGSITPHTKFESEVYVLSKDEGGRHTPFFKGYRPQFYFRTTDVTGTIELPEGVEMVMPGDNIKMVVTLICPIAMDDGLRFAIREGGRTVGAGVVAKIIE; from the coding sequence GTGTCTAAAGAAAAATTTGAACGTTCAAAACCGCACGTTAACGTTGGTACTATCGGCCACGTTGACCACGGTAAAACCACTCTGACCGCTGCTATCACCAACGTACTGGCTAAAGTATACGGTGGTGAAGCCAAGGACTTCGCTTCCATCGATAACGCTCCTGAAGAGCGTGAGCGTGGTATCACCATCTCTACCTCTCACGTAGAGTACGATACTCCTACCCGTCACTACGCCCACGTAGACTGCCCCGGACACGCTGACTACGTTAAGAACATGATCACCGGTGCTGCCCAGATGGACGGCGCGATCCTGGTAGTAGCTGCCACCGACGGCCCAATGCCTCAGACCCGTGAGCACATCCTGCTGTCTCGTCAGGTAGGCGTACCTTTCATCATCGTATTCATGAACAAGTGCGACATGGTTGACGATGAAGAGCTGCTGGAACTGGTAGAGATGGAAGTTCGTGAACTGCTGTCTGAGTACGAATTCCCTGGCGACGACCTGCCTGTAATTCAGGGTTCCGCTCTGAAAGCTCTGGAAGGCGAAGAAGAGTGGGAGAAGAAGATCATCGAGCTGGCTGAAGCCCTGGATTCCTACATCCCAGAGCCTGAGCGTGCCATCGACGGTGACTTCATTCTGCCTATCGAAGACGTATTCTCCATCTCCGGCCGTGGTACCGTAGTTACCGGTCGTGTAGAGCGCGGCATCATCACCGTAGGTGACGAAGTAGAGATCGTGGGCATCAAAGAAACCACCAAGACTACCTGTACTGGTGTTGAGATGTTCCGCAAGCTGCTGGACGAAGGCCGTGCCGGTGAGAACTGTGGTGTTCTGCTGCGTGGTACCAAGCGTGACGAAGTACAGCGTGGTCAGGTACTGGCTAAGCCTGGTTCCATCACTCCTCACACCAAGTTCGAGTCTGAGGTATACGTACTGTCCAAAGATGAAGGTGGTCGTCACACCCCATTCTTCAAAGGCTACCGTCCTCAGTTCTACTTCCGTACTACTGACGTAACCGGTACCATTGAGCTGCCAGAAGGCGTTGAGATGGTAATGCCTGGTGACAACATCAAGATGGTTGTTACCCTGATCTGCCCAATCGCGATGGACGACGGCCTGCGCTTCGCTATCCGTGAAGGTGGCCGCACCGTTGGTGCTGGTGTTGTAGCTAAGATCATCGAGTAA
- the rpsJ gene encoding 30S ribosomal protein S10, with protein sequence MQNQRIRIRLKAFDHRLIDQSTAEIVETAKRTGAQVRGPIPLPTRKERYTVLISPHVNKDARDQYEIRTHKRMVDIVEPTDKTVDALMRLDLAAGVDVQISLG encoded by the coding sequence ATGCAGAACCAAAGAATCCGTATCCGCCTGAAGGCGTTCGATCACCGTCTGATCGATCAGTCTACCGCGGAAATCGTTGAGACTGCGAAGCGCACAGGGGCTCAAGTACGGGGTCCAATCCCTCTGCCCACCCGCAAAGAGCGCTACACAGTTCTGATTTCTCCTCACGTGAACAAAGATGCACGTGATCAGTATGAAATCCGTACTCACAAGCGCATGGTGGACATCGTTGAGCCTACCGATAAGACTGTTGACGCTTTGATGCGTCTGGATCTGGCTGCCGGCGTAGACGTGCAGATCAGTCTGGGCTAA
- the rplC gene encoding 50S ribosomal protein L3: MAIGLVGRKVGMTRIFAEDGASIPVTVIEVEPNRVTQIKTLESDGYAALQITVGAKKANRVTKPEAGHFAKAGVEAGRGLFEFRLGEGEGEGIEIGAELKVDTFENGQIVDVTGRSKGKGFQGAVKRWNFRTQDMTHGNSLSHRAPGSIGQNQSPGKVFKGKKMAGHMGDERVTTQNLEVVRVDAERNLLLIKGAVPGANGGNVIVKPAVKA, from the coding sequence ATGGCAATCGGTCTTGTAGGTCGTAAAGTTGGTATGACTCGCATCTTCGCTGAAGATGGCGCGTCTATCCCAGTTACCGTTATCGAAGTAGAACCGAACCGCGTAACTCAGATTAAGACTCTGGAAAGCGATGGCTACGCAGCCCTGCAGATCACTGTAGGCGCTAAGAAAGCCAACCGCGTTACCAAACCTGAAGCAGGTCACTTTGCTAAAGCCGGTGTAGAAGCTGGTCGTGGTCTGTTCGAGTTCCGTCTGGGCGAAGGTGAAGGCGAAGGCATCGAAATCGGTGCTGAGCTGAAAGTTGATACTTTCGAAAACGGCCAAATCGTAGACGTTACTGGTCGCTCCAAGGGTAAAGGTTTCCAAGGCGCTGTTAAGCGTTGGAACTTCCGCACCCAGGACATGACCCACGGTAACTCCCTGAGCCACCGTGCTCCTGGTTCTATCGGTCAGAACCAGAGCCCCGGTAAGGTGTTCAAGGGCAAGAAGATGGCTGGTCACATGGGTGACGAGCGCGTAACTACCCAGAATCTGGAAGTAGTTCGCGTTGACGCCGAGCGCAACCTGCTCCTGATCAAGGGTGCAGTACCTGGCGCCAACGGCGGTAACGTTATCGTTAAACCCGCCGTTAAAGCGTAA
- the rplD gene encoding 50S ribosomal protein L4: MELVMKDAQSALEVSETTFGREFNEALVHQVVTAYAANARQGTVSQKTRAEVAGTGKKPWRQKGTGRARAGTVKSPIWRSGGVAFAAKPQDHSQKVNKKMYRAALQSILSELVRQERLIVVEKFGVEAPKTKELVAKLKELSVDDVLIVTGEVDENLFLASRNLYKVDARDVAGIDPVSLIAFDKVLMTADAVKQIEEMLA; encoded by the coding sequence ATGGAATTGGTAATGAAAGACGCGCAGAGCGCTCTTGAAGTTTCCGAAACTACCTTCGGACGTGAGTTCAATGAAGCTCTGGTACACCAGGTGGTGACTGCTTACGCAGCCAACGCCCGTCAAGGTACCGTGTCTCAGAAGACCCGCGCTGAAGTAGCTGGCACTGGCAAAAAGCCATGGCGCCAGAAAGGTACTGGCCGTGCTCGTGCCGGTACCGTTAAGAGCCCAATCTGGCGCTCCGGTGGTGTAGCTTTCGCAGCTAAGCCACAAGATCACTCTCAGAAAGTGAACAAGAAGATGTACCGCGCCGCTCTGCAGAGCATTCTGTCCGAGCTGGTACGTCAAGAACGTCTGATTGTGGTTGAGAAGTTTGGTGTTGAAGCCCCTAAAACCAAGGAGCTGGTAGCCAAGCTGAAAGAGCTGTCTGTTGATGACGTGCTGATCGTAACTGGCGAAGTAGACGAGAACCTGTTCCTCGCTTCTCGCAACCTGTACAAGGTTGACGCCCGTGACGTTGCTGGCATCGACCCAGTTAGCCTGATTGCATTCGACAAGGTGCTGATGACTGCTGATGCAGTTAAGCAGATTGAGGAGATGCTGGCATGA
- the rplW gene encoding 50S ribosomal protein L23, with protein MIREERLLKVLRAPHISEKSTMAAELNNTIVFKVATDATKAEVKAAVEKLFEVEVTGVRTVNVKGKTKRTGARFGRRSDWKKAYVTLAEGSDIDFVGGAE; from the coding sequence ATGATCCGTGAAGAACGTTTGCTGAAAGTGCTGCGTGCTCCGCACATCTCTGAAAAGAGCACCATGGCTGCTGAACTGAACAACACTATCGTGTTCAAGGTTGCCACTGATGCCACTAAGGCTGAAGTGAAAGCGGCTGTTGAAAAGCTGTTCGAAGTTGAAGTCACCGGCGTTCGCACTGTGAACGTTAAAGGCAAGACTAAGCGTACCGGCGCCCGTTTCGGCCGTCGTTCCGACTGGAAGAAAGCGTACGTTACTCTGGCCGAAGGTTCTGACATCGACTTCGTCGGCGGCGCAGAATAA
- the rplB gene encoding 50S ribosomal protein L2, producing MAIVKCKPTSAGRRHVVKVVNKDLHKGKPFAALLDKKSKSGGRNNAGRITTRHIGGGHKQHYRIVDFKRNKDGIPATVERLEYDPNRSANIALVLYADGERRYILAPKGLQAGDKIMSGLEADIKVGNTLPMRSIPVGSTVHNVEMKPGKGGQIARSAGAYVQIVARDGAYVTVRLRSGEMRKLPADGRATLGEVGNAEHMLRSLGKAGASRWRGVRPTVRGVAMNPVDHPHGGGEGRTSGGRHPVTPWGVPTKGKKTRSNKRTDKYIVRRRTK from the coding sequence ATGGCTATTGTAAAATGTAAGCCTACCTCCGCGGGCCGTCGCCACGTCGTTAAGGTAGTAAACAAGGACCTGCACAAGGGTAAGCCCTTCGCAGCCCTGTTGGACAAAAAGTCCAAGTCCGGCGGTCGTAACAACGCTGGTCGCATTACTACCCGTCACATCGGTGGTGGTCACAAGCAGCACTACCGTATCGTTGACTTCAAGCGCAATAAAGATGGCATCCCTGCCACTGTAGAGCGCCTGGAATACGATCCAAACCGCAGCGCTAACATCGCTCTGGTTCTGTACGCTGACGGTGAGCGTCGCTACATCCTGGCTCCTAAGGGCCTGCAGGCTGGCGACAAGATCATGTCCGGTCTGGAAGCTGACATCAAAGTGGGTAACACGCTGCCTATGCGTTCTATCCCTGTCGGTTCCACCGTACACAACGTAGAAATGAAGCCTGGTAAAGGCGGTCAGATTGCCCGCTCCGCCGGTGCCTACGTTCAGATCGTTGCTCGTGACGGTGCCTACGTAACCGTACGTCTGCGTTCCGGCGAAATGCGTAAGCTGCCTGCCGATGGCCGCGCTACCCTGGGTGAAGTTGGCAATGCTGAGCATATGCTGCGTTCTCTGGGTAAAGCCGGTGCAAGCCGCTGGCGTGGTGTTCGTCCTACCGTTCGTGGTGTTGCCATGAACCCGGTTGATCACCCACACGGTGGTGGTGAAGGTCGTACCTCTGGTGGCCGTCACCCCGTTACTCCATGGGGTGTTCCAACCAAAGGTAAGAAGACCCGCAGCAACAAGCGTACCGACAAGTACATCGTACGTCGTCGTACCAAGTAA